A window of Thiocapsa bogorovii genomic DNA:
AGAGCGGGTCAGCCCGCGGGTCTTCCGCGTCGTCGCGCTGCCGGCGCCCACCGAGCGCGAGAAGTCTCAGATGTATATCCAGCGCTACATGCGTCATTTCCCGGCAGCGGGGGAAGTGGTGATCTTCGATCGCAGTTGGTACAACCGCGCCGGTGTGGAGCGGGTGATGGGCTTCTGTACCGAGAAACAGACCGAACGGTTTCTCGAGTTGGTGCCGCTGACCGAGAAGGCGATGGTGGATTCCGGCATCATCCTCCTCAAATACTGGCTCGAGGTCAGTCCGCAGGAGCAGACACGACGCCTGGAGGGGCGCATCGAGGACGGGCGCAAGACCTGGAAGCTCTCGCCGATGGACCTCAAATCCTACAGCCGCTGGTACAACTACTCGCGGGCGCGCGATGCGATGTTCGCGGCCACCGACACCGATTTCGCACCCTGGCACATCGCACCGTCCGACGACAAGAAGCGCGCACGCCTCAACATCATCAGCCACCTGCTCGCGACGATTCCCTACAAGACGCTGCCCCACAAAAAGATAGAGTTGCCGAAGCGGCAGAAGGCCGAGGGCTATCGCGAACCCGACTATCCGTTCAAGTTCATCCCCCGGGCGTTCTGACCGTCCGTCAACGCTGGCGCCCTCTTGCAACGGGTCGCTCGCTGCGGACGGGACGGAACCGTCGACACACTCCAAGGAGTCAACTATGAACAACATGAATCGTCGCAACCGCAAGAGCCGAATCGTCGGCCTGCTCTTGGTCCCGGTCCTTCTGAGCCTGCTGCCGGTCAGCTACGCCGCACGCGTAGGCGGTCCCGGCGGCGTGGCCGATCCGCGCGGTATCGCCGATCCGAGAGGCGTTGCCGATCCACGCGGCATTGCCGATCCGAGAGGGATTGCCGATCCGCGCGGCGTTG
This region includes:
- the ppk2 gene encoding polyphosphate kinase 2 yields the protein MNEIKDVIDQNESTENEGADAETPAAESRAAEVRPPKKRKHPKKLKNKKYLRELEGLHVELVKLQQWIIHEGLKVCIVFEGRDGAGKGGAIKAITERVSPRVFRVVALPAPTEREKSQMYIQRYMRHFPAAGEVVIFDRSWYNRAGVERVMGFCTEKQTERFLELVPLTEKAMVDSGIILLKYWLEVSPQEQTRRLEGRIEDGRKTWKLSPMDLKSYSRWYNYSRARDAMFAATDTDFAPWHIAPSDDKKRARLNIISHLLATIPYKTLPHKKIELPKRQKAEGYREPDYPFKFIPRAF